One genomic segment of Mycolicibacterium chubuense NBB4 includes these proteins:
- a CDS encoding IS481 family transposase produces MPHANARLTVHGRQLLVDRVLVDGRKPAHVAAELGVSRQCAYRWVRRYREEGPAGLVDRSSRPRRCPTRTPAHVEAAIVALRLDERRGQQWIGDELGLCARTVSAVLRRHQLPYLRDCDPLTGEVIRASKATTRRYERSRPGELIHMDVKKIGRIPDGGGWKAHGRHMGKTFAQKKARIGFDYVHSAVDDHSRLAYSEILDDEKGRTCAQFLARAAAYFADHGITTVEAVITDNHFSYRRSYDVAAVIAAIGAKHIFIKPHCPWQNGKVERYNRTLQTEWAYRQVFDSNDDRCAALAPWLEHYNNQRRHSAIGNQPPVSRLSPT; encoded by the coding sequence GTGCCCCACGCTAATGCCCGGTTGACCGTTCATGGCCGACAACTACTCGTTGATCGAGTCCTCGTCGATGGCCGTAAGCCCGCACACGTGGCCGCTGAACTCGGCGTGTCGCGCCAGTGCGCGTATCGATGGGTGCGCCGATACCGGGAGGAGGGCCCAGCCGGCCTGGTGGATCGGTCGTCTCGACCCCGGCGCTGCCCGACCCGAACACCGGCCCATGTCGAGGCCGCGATCGTGGCACTTCGGCTGGACGAGCGGCGCGGCCAACAGTGGATCGGCGATGAGCTCGGACTGTGCGCCCGGACTGTCTCAGCGGTACTTCGGCGCCATCAACTGCCTTACCTGCGTGACTGCGATCCGCTGACCGGTGAGGTCATCCGAGCGTCGAAAGCCACTACTCGGCGCTACGAACGGTCACGACCAGGCGAGCTGATTCACATGGATGTCAAGAAGATTGGCCGCATTCCTGACGGTGGCGGTTGGAAAGCTCATGGCCGACACATGGGTAAGACGTTTGCGCAGAAGAAGGCCCGCATCGGATTTGACTACGTCCATTCAGCCGTCGATGACCACTCACGATTGGCCTACTCAGAGATCCTCGACGACGAGAAAGGGCGGACCTGCGCACAGTTCCTGGCCCGTGCCGCCGCGTACTTCGCAGACCACGGCATCACCACCGTCGAGGCCGTCATCACCGACAACCACTTCAGCTACCGACGCTCCTACGACGTCGCTGCCGTCATCGCCGCGATCGGCGCCAAACACATCTTCATCAAACCGCACTGCCCCTGGCAGAACGGAAAGGTGGAGCGCTACAACAGGACCTTGCAGACCGAGTGGGCCTACCGGCAGGTCTTCGACTCAAACGACGATCGCTGCGCTGCCCTTGCCCCGTGGCTCGAGCACTACAACAATCAACGACGCCACTCAGCCATCGGAAACCAACCTCCGGTCAGCCGACTGTCACCAACCTGA
- a CDS encoding CheR family methyltransferase — MNVQSDGEATEAFEALLRYIRDARGFDFTGYKRTSLMRRARHRMDQSGHATFEEYLDTLQASADEFAALFNTILINVTSFFRDPSAWEYVRDEVVPTLLAERNTGDPIRVWSAGCASGQEAYTLAMILAEAMGADEFRRRVKIYATDVDEEALAEARMASYDAKAVTAVPADLLDRYFEPVNGRYVFRKDLRRAVIFGRNDLVKDAPISRVDLLVCRNTLMYLNADTQRNVLSRLHFALAPRGVLLLGHAEMLLSHADRFTPLNLKYRFFRKAPTPGENIERHAAAALLERHDDATGLASIRDLAFRASPVAQIVVTGDDTVAMINQQAETTFGLSARDIGRLLRDLDVSFRPVELRAHLEKAKVERRSARIQDVQWQRAGMEPVWFEIHVNPLVDAENGLLGISIVFFDVTATRALVDKVVHTNRQLETAYEELQSTNEELETTNAELQSTVEELETTNEELQSTNEELETMNEELQSTNDELHTINDTLRERSIELDESTAFLESLESSIRLGLAVVDRRMQVAVWNRGCEELWGLRSDEAVGKLLPALDIGLPVDAVQPLIDRVFVDSDATGEATVDAVNRRGRATKVRVLCSAFRGRDEAGDGALLLMEVTG; from the coding sequence TTGAACGTACAGTCCGACGGAGAGGCGACCGAGGCATTCGAGGCTCTGTTGCGCTACATCCGAGATGCGCGAGGGTTCGACTTCACCGGCTACAAGCGCACCTCGCTGATGCGGCGGGCGCGGCACCGGATGGACCAGTCCGGCCACGCGACCTTCGAGGAGTACCTCGACACGCTGCAGGCCAGCGCCGACGAGTTCGCCGCACTGTTCAACACGATCCTCATCAACGTCACGAGCTTCTTCCGTGATCCCTCCGCATGGGAGTACGTGCGCGACGAGGTCGTACCCACCCTGCTGGCCGAGCGCAACACGGGCGACCCGATCCGGGTGTGGAGCGCAGGTTGCGCCTCCGGACAGGAGGCCTACACGCTGGCGATGATCCTCGCCGAGGCGATGGGCGCCGACGAGTTCCGGCGCCGGGTGAAGATCTACGCGACCGACGTCGACGAGGAGGCGCTCGCCGAGGCGCGCATGGCGTCCTACGACGCCAAGGCCGTAACGGCGGTGCCCGCCGACCTGCTCGACCGCTACTTCGAGCCGGTCAACGGCAGGTACGTCTTCCGCAAGGATCTCCGGCGGGCGGTGATCTTCGGCCGCAACGACCTGGTCAAGGACGCCCCGATCTCCCGCGTCGACCTGCTGGTGTGCCGCAACACGCTGATGTATCTCAACGCCGACACGCAGCGCAACGTGCTGAGCCGTCTGCACTTCGCGCTGGCTCCGCGAGGCGTGCTGTTGCTCGGGCACGCCGAGATGCTGCTCAGCCACGCCGACCGTTTCACCCCGCTGAACCTGAAGTACCGCTTCTTCCGGAAGGCGCCGACGCCCGGGGAGAACATCGAACGCCACGCCGCGGCAGCCCTGTTGGAACGGCACGACGACGCCACCGGGCTCGCCTCGATCCGCGATCTGGCCTTCCGCGCCAGCCCGGTCGCCCAGATCGTCGTCACCGGGGACGACACCGTCGCGATGATCAACCAGCAGGCGGAGACGACCTTCGGCCTGTCGGCGCGCGACATCGGCCGGTTGCTGCGCGACCTGGACGTGTCCTTCAGGCCGGTCGAGCTGCGGGCCCACCTCGAGAAGGCGAAGGTGGAGCGACGCTCGGCGCGGATCCAGGACGTGCAGTGGCAGCGGGCCGGAATGGAGCCCGTGTGGTTCGAGATCCACGTCAACCCGCTCGTGGACGCCGAGAACGGTCTGCTCGGCATCTCGATCGTCTTCTTCGACGTCACGGCGACACGCGCGCTGGTCGACAAGGTGGTGCACACCAACCGGCAACTCGAAACCGCCTACGAGGAGCTGCAGTCCACCAACGAAGAGCTCGAGACCACCAACGCGGAACTGCAGTCCACCGTCGAAGAGCTCGAGACCACCAACGAGGAACTGCAGTCGACCAACGAAGAACTCGAGACGATGAACGAGGAGTTGCAGTCGACCAACGACGAGCTGCACACGATCAACGACACGCTGCGTGAGCGCAGCATCGAGCTGGACGAGTCGACGGCATTCCTGGAATCGCTGGAGTCCTCGATCCGTTTGGGGCTCGCGGTGGTCGACCGCCGGATGCAGGTAGCGGTGTGGAACCGCGGCTGCGAAGAGCTGTGGGGCCTACGCTCCGACGAGGCGGTCGGAAAACTGCTGCCCGCCCTGGACATCGGCTTGCCCGTCGACGCCGTCCAGCCGCTGATCGACCGCGTGTTCGTCGATTCGGACGCCACCGGCGAGGCGACGGTCGACGCGGTCAACCGGCGGGGCCGCGCAACGAAGGTGCGGGTGCTGTGCTCGGCGTTCCGCGGCCGGGACGAAGCGGGCGACGGTGCACTGCTGCTGATGGAAGTGACGGGTTGA